From the Nodularia sp. NIES-3585 genome, one window contains:
- a CDS encoding PAS domain-containing protein, with the protein MSQSDAGIPGLQVNFEEILNSAIATAIVRFRVFVNCDWVYDYQSPGCELIFGYTTQEMITNQTLWMSGVHPQDRETVIMPLYQDIFAGRTASVEYRFHHQDGSWRWISATYTSRYVEDAQCWIVTGTNFDISKRKQIEESLRQSETRFQHLAANLPGNMGATRFCEFGQKTSDREALGRNR; encoded by the coding sequence ATGTCACAATCGGACGCAGGAATTCCAGGATTACAAGTTAACTTTGAGGAAATTCTCAATAGCGCTATTGCTACTGCTATTGTCCGTTTCCGCGTCTTTGTTAACTGCGATTGGGTGTATGATTACCAGTCTCCTGGCTGTGAATTGATTTTTGGCTATACTACACAAGAAATGATCACTAATCAAACTTTGTGGATGTCGGGAGTGCATCCTCAAGATAGAGAAACTGTGATCATGCCACTGTATCAAGATATCTTTGCTGGGCGCACAGCCAGTGTAGAATATCGGTTTCATCATCAAGACGGTTCCTGGCGATGGATATCTGCTACTTATACCTCCCGCTATGTTGAAGATGCACAATGCTGGATTGTCACAGGTACTAATTTCGACATCAGCAAACGCAAACAGATAGAAGAATCACTCAGACAAAGTGAAACCAGATTTCAACACTTAGCAGCTAACTTACCGGGAAATATGGGAGCAACGCGATTTTGTGAGTTTGGACAAAAAACAAGCGATCGCGAAGCGCTCGGTAGGAATCGCTAA
- a CDS encoding ISLre2 family transposase has product MKNSIYSSFDLNKSLEQFQEKVTKLLELTNISEWDGRVFKEREEKIRESALVLAGECTALLLHKLSKSEEFLDKAMQETQGWWHPNTQKHGCKKRQILTIGNVEVNLKLPYVVERPTQPKKNQKILNEGFCPFLRYLGMSEGLTPGVFSKIAQYGAIAGSFEAARTTLIDWGINISLKRIERLTYYFGKIGINLRQSKINGLEVGNLPTTNILKDQRVVIAVDGGRTRIRINNKGRRKLKTNRVGYTGEWVEPKLLTIYVVNEQGEKVKNGEIPITNDGTYSGFEGFLQILEMYLVNLGISQAKQVLLIADGAEWIWIHIPPLLKKLTCPNQTYQLLDFYHAASHLQDFADAAFSTKDERQQWFKKARKTLKKGQALGLMRNMNEFIPGATGERLKILVRERNYILKAYRRRLLKYNEVASQKLPLGSGAIESLIRQVVNLRMKGNSKFWLKDHAEIMLHLRCQWIAKTWDNFCDSIFNSFIKPITV; this is encoded by the coding sequence ATGAAAAATAGTATATATTCTAGCTTCGATTTAAACAAATCTTTAGAACAGTTTCAAGAAAAAGTTACGAAACTTTTAGAATTAACGAATATATCAGAATGGGATGGACGCGTTTTCAAGGAACGAGAGGAAAAAATTAGAGAATCTGCATTAGTTTTAGCAGGAGAATGCACAGCTTTGTTACTGCATAAGCTGTCCAAATCTGAAGAGTTTTTGGATAAAGCAATGCAGGAGACACAAGGATGGTGGCATCCTAACACGCAAAAACATGGTTGTAAAAAGCGCCAAATATTAACAATTGGTAACGTAGAAGTAAATTTAAAATTACCTTATGTAGTTGAACGTCCAACTCAACCAAAGAAAAATCAAAAAATCTTAAATGAAGGATTTTGCCCATTCTTAAGATATTTAGGAATGTCCGAGGGTTTAACCCCTGGTGTTTTCTCGAAGATTGCCCAATATGGTGCAATTGCTGGCTCTTTTGAAGCAGCGCGTACAACGCTAATAGATTGGGGCATAAATATCAGCCTAAAACGCATAGAACGGCTCACATATTACTTTGGTAAGATTGGCATAAATTTACGTCAATCGAAAATAAACGGTTTAGAGGTTGGCAATTTACCGACAACTAATATTCTTAAAGACCAGCGTGTTGTCATCGCCGTAGACGGCGGTCGTACCCGAATTCGGATCAATAATAAAGGTAGACGTAAGCTTAAGACTAACCGTGTAGGCTATACAGGAGAATGGGTTGAGCCTAAATTATTAACTATTTATGTGGTGAATGAGCAAGGTGAAAAAGTTAAGAATGGCGAGATTCCTATTACTAACGATGGGACTTACTCAGGATTTGAAGGATTTTTACAAATCTTAGAGATGTACTTGGTTAATTTAGGGATTAGTCAGGCAAAACAGGTTTTATTAATTGCGGATGGTGCAGAATGGATATGGATACATATCCCTCCGTTATTAAAAAAATTAACCTGCCCAAATCAAACTTATCAGTTATTAGATTTTTATCACGCGGCATCACATTTACAAGACTTCGCTGATGCTGCATTTAGCACAAAAGATGAACGCCAACAATGGTTTAAGAAGGCGCGAAAAACTTTAAAGAAAGGTCAAGCATTAGGTTTAATGAGAAACATGAATGAATTTATTCCTGGGGCGACCGGGGAACGTCTGAAAATTTTAGTCCGAGAGCGAAATTATATTTTAAAAGCTTACCGACGGAGACTTTTAAAATATAACGAAGTTGCATCTCAAAAGCTCCCTCTTGGCAGTGGCGCGATTGAAAGTTTAATTCGTCAAGTTGTTAATTTACGCATGAAAGGTAACAGTAAGTTTTGGCTTAAAGATCATGCCGAAATCATGTTACATCTTCGATGTCAATGGATAGCTAAAACTTGGGATAATTTTTGTGATTCTATATTTAATTCCTTTATTAAACCTATAACTGTTTGA
- a CDS encoding shikimate dehydrogenase, with product MTKPLITGRTQLLGVIGHPVEHSLSPLMHNAALAQLGLDYIYLPFPIKPENLEVAIAGFAAINVVGFSVTIPLKQAIMPLLSEITPTARAIGAVNTVSRQNNQWVGTNTDIEGFIAPLQTTYQQDWSQKIAVVLGNGGAARAVVAGCQQLGFAQIHVVGRNMQKLVEFRNSWGNSPLAEKLQVHIWDDLAQLISSADLLVNTTPVGMYPQMNDSPVSVEDMQKLSPSAIAYDLIYIPHATQFLQQAQKQGAIAINGLEMLVQQGVAALKIWLQRETLPVDVMRQALRQHLLGKS from the coding sequence ATGACTAAACCATTGATTACAGGTAGAACTCAACTTTTGGGCGTAATTGGGCATCCAGTGGAACATTCTTTATCACCATTGATGCATAATGCCGCGCTCGCTCAATTAGGATTAGATTATATTTATTTACCTTTTCCGATTAAACCAGAGAATTTAGAGGTTGCGATCGCAGGTTTTGCAGCTATAAACGTTGTGGGTTTTAGCGTGACTATTCCTCTCAAACAGGCAATTATGCCGTTATTGTCGGAAATTACCCCCACGGCACGGGCTATAGGCGCAGTCAATACCGTTAGCCGCCAAAATAATCAATGGGTAGGCACAAACACGGATATAGAAGGATTTATTGCTCCCTTGCAGACAACATATCAGCAAGACTGGAGTCAAAAGATAGCGGTAGTTTTAGGCAATGGTGGCGCAGCTAGGGCAGTTGTAGCAGGTTGTCAGCAGTTAGGTTTTGCCCAAATTCATGTTGTGGGGCGCAATATGCAAAAATTAGTGGAATTTCGCAATAGTTGGGGAAATTCACCCCTAGCTGAAAAACTACAAGTTCATATCTGGGATGATTTGGCACAACTTATTTCCTCAGCTGATTTGCTAGTCAATACCACCCCTGTGGGTATGTATCCCCAGATGAATGATTCACCTGTGAGTGTGGAAGATATGCAGAAGTTATCCCCAAGTGCGATCGCTTACGATTTAATTTATATTCCTCACGCTACACAATTTCTGCAACAAGCCCAAAAACAAGGTGCAATTGCCATCAATGGTTTAGAAATGCTCGTTCAACAAGGAGTAGCCGCTTTAAAAATCTGGTTGCAACGGGAAACTTTACCTGTAGATGTGATGCGCCAAGCACTACGACAGCATTTACTGGGAAAAAGTTAA
- a CDS encoding YggT family protein: protein MYLLFTTLATFVQFYSYLLIARVLLTWFPTINWYNQPFAALGQITDPYLNLFRSIIPPLGGMDFSPILAFLALNLIGGLLRSLTALSFGQAF from the coding sequence ATGTATTTACTGTTTACGACTTTAGCGACCTTTGTTCAGTTCTACAGCTACTTGCTCATTGCGCGAGTTTTGTTAACTTGGTTCCCCACAATCAACTGGTATAATCAGCCTTTTGCAGCTTTGGGGCAGATAACCGATCCTTACCTCAATCTTTTCCGCTCAATTATTCCCCCATTGGGTGGTATGGATTTCTCTCCTATCCTAGCCTTCTTGGCACTGAATTTAATTGGTGGGTTACTAAGAAGCCTAACTGCCCTTTCTTTTGGACAAGCTTTTTAG
- the upp gene encoding uracil phosphoribosyltransferase, producing the protein MTLQLRVYVPPHPLIKHWLAVARDAGTPSVLFRSAITELGRWLTYEAAREWLPTLETMVQSPLDSCPATLINPEVPVAVVPILRAGLGLLEGAQSLLPLASIYHLGLVRNEETLEPSCYLNKLPEKFDPQTRVLITDPMLATGGSIMLAMAELTQRGIDPSLTRIVCVVAAPPALQKLSAAYPGLNVYTATIDEVVNDKGYIVPGLGDAGDRIFGT; encoded by the coding sequence ATGACCCTACAACTGCGTGTTTATGTTCCACCCCATCCCTTAATCAAGCACTGGCTGGCAGTTGCCCGTGATGCTGGCACACCTTCAGTATTGTTTCGTAGTGCGATAACTGAGTTGGGAAGATGGCTGACTTACGAAGCGGCGAGAGAGTGGTTGCCAACTTTGGAAACAATGGTGCAGAGTCCCTTAGATTCGTGTCCAGCAACTTTGATTAACCCTGAAGTACCCGTGGCAGTTGTACCGATTCTCCGGGCAGGTCTAGGATTACTAGAAGGGGCGCAGTCTTTGTTGCCTTTGGCTTCAATTTATCATTTGGGCTTAGTCCGCAATGAAGAAACTCTCGAACCTAGCTGTTATTTGAATAAACTGCCCGAAAAATTTGACCCCCAAACGCGAGTTTTAATTACCGATCCGATGTTAGCAACGGGTGGGTCAATTATGTTGGCGATGGCAGAATTAACACAACGGGGGATTGATCCAAGTTTGACACGTATTGTTTGTGTAGTGGCTGCACCGCCAGCTTTACAGAAACTGAGTGCTGCATATCCTGGTTTAAATGTTTACACCGCGACTATTGATGAAGTAGTCAATGACAAGGGGTATATTGTACCGGGTTTAGGAGATGCAGGCGATCGCATCTTTGGGACATAA
- a CDS encoding alpha/beta fold hydrolase has product MQVTTIDSTTPIPGQYWQWRGHNIYYVHAGEKKPQRPPLLLVHGFGASTDHWRKNITGLCPDFEVFAIDLLGFGRSAKPKLQYGGDLWRDQLSDFISEVIGQKAVLGGNSLGGYACLCVAAQCPDAAAGLVLLNSAGPFSQNQSSSEPEALQAQIQTPKQPSALQKLLGDSVKWILQQPLSQFLLFQYVRQRWVIRQTLEKVYLDKSAITEQLIDEIARPADDAGALDVFVSVFSTPQGEKVDVLLKQLTCAVLLLWGEADPWMNARERSQKFRQYYSQVTEHFLSAGHCPHDEVPEQVNALLRDWVLSIDEF; this is encoded by the coding sequence ATGCAAGTAACCACAATTGACTCCACAACTCCAATTCCTGGACAATATTGGCAGTGGCGAGGTCACAATATCTACTACGTCCATGCAGGAGAAAAAAAACCCCAACGTCCACCCCTGCTATTAGTCCATGGTTTTGGCGCATCCACAGACCATTGGCGCAAGAATATCACAGGACTCTGCCCAGATTTTGAAGTATTTGCCATCGACCTTTTAGGATTTGGCCGTTCTGCAAAACCAAAATTACAATATGGCGGTGATTTGTGGCGTGATCAACTTTCTGATTTTATCAGTGAAGTTATTGGTCAAAAAGCAGTCTTAGGAGGTAATTCTCTCGGTGGCTATGCTTGTTTGTGTGTGGCGGCACAGTGTCCAGATGCGGCGGCTGGTTTAGTCTTACTCAATAGTGCTGGCCCCTTTAGCCAAAATCAATCTTCCTCTGAACCGGAAGCGTTACAAGCACAAATTCAAACCCCCAAACAACCCTCGGCTTTACAAAAACTCTTGGGTGATTCTGTAAAGTGGATTCTTCAACAACCTTTGAGCCAATTTCTGTTATTTCAATATGTGCGCCAACGTTGGGTAATTCGCCAAACTCTAGAAAAAGTTTATCTGGATAAAAGTGCTATAACAGAACAATTGATCGATGAAATTGCTCGTCCTGCTGATGATGCTGGTGCTTTGGATGTATTTGTTTCAGTTTTTAGCACTCCACAAGGGGAAAAAGTTGATGTGTTGTTAAAACAATTAACTTGTGCTGTGTTGCTGTTGTGGGGAGAGGCTGATCCTTGGATGAATGCCAGAGAACGTTCCCAGAAATTTCGGCAATATTATTCTCAAGTCACAGAACATTTTCTCAGTGCAGGTCATTGTCCTCATGATGAAGTTCCAGAACAGGTAAACGCACTTTTACGCGATTGGGTGTTATCAATTGATGAATTTTAA
- a CDS encoding biotin carboxylase, with the protein MQKYSQIITQYRTVITVVFISSLLTVMSWVYPPDVIALTQIKLFDVSYKDCPPELAEGSVISSGSAAANCFIVTGKAENGTYKMVYDADIFGRIYDANNNPVMQNRTRLGSIPEIPPGVSDFEFRISVAANQPEPLKLKQFKASGFSGQVRR; encoded by the coding sequence ATGCAAAAGTATTCCCAAATCATAACTCAGTATAGAACAGTAATTACTGTCGTCTTTATTTCCTCCTTGCTCACAGTCATGTCGTGGGTGTATCCTCCCGATGTGATAGCGCTAACACAGATAAAATTATTTGATGTTTCCTATAAAGATTGTCCACCAGAACTAGCAGAAGGATCGGTAATTAGTAGTGGTAGTGCGGCAGCTAATTGCTTTATTGTCACCGGAAAAGCAGAAAATGGGACTTACAAAATGGTCTATGACGCAGATATCTTTGGACGCATCTATGATGCCAACAATAACCCAGTTATGCAAAACCGCACCCGTCTTGGTTCTATTCCCGAAATTCCACCAGGCGTGAGTGATTTTGAATTCAGAATTTCTGTAGCTGCAAACCAACCAGAACCTTTGAAGCTGAAACAGTTTAAAGCTTCGGGATTTAGCGGACAAGTTCGCAGGTAA
- a CDS encoding PAS domain-containing protein encodes MPSASAAIAPTSQNRVAPGNIYTLVQSPDGSVHFEYISSGIEKILEVTAEEVLDNAMLCIEPIYADDVQGYNDAVSQSYQNLEPFTHEWRIITSSGKLKWLQGNSMPELRDNGDVAWHGLVQDVSERKRTEAALRQSEERYRAIFDLTFQFVGLLTPDGTILEANQTALSFAGLEHSDVVNRPFWQARWWTISLATQEQLKAAIAQAKAGEFVRYQVDVLGVGDNIATIDFSLKPIKDDTDTVVLLIAEGRDITEQQAALRDRQKAEDALRYSEELWQLAIAGMNEAVLDWDILTNRTFRSDRWYEMLGYQRHEMRNSCDEWNLRIHPDDYEQVMATQKAYLLQQVPDYQVEYRLRCQDGSYRWFRGRAKAVWNQQGNPVRLVGSLGDITQSKSAELELIHSRDLREAIFNKSTDALFLVDAETFLITDCNERAVELFEATSKDELIGIQGQNLQKEPFTPEVVAFIVEEIVSKGFWSQEIEYFTKQGNLFWGNLAVKEIKVVGQIIHLVRVTDISERKQAELALQEREAMLRGIGDHLHNGVMYQMIRELDGSDRFSYLSAGVEKLMEITAKDALQDPTLLYCQFVEQDFEHLQVAINQSCDHFSAFDIQLRIHTPSGKSKWLHFRSSPRRLHDGRMAWDGLVIDVTDLKNHQARLEESQQVACLGNWDFDVATGNISWSKQLFRLFHRNPAQVEPTYAEHLQFYHPEDAAKLQEAVKQAIATGQSYKLILRVLQQDGSYRYCEAIGKAGFNAKGQLIRIYGTLQDITEQHIALRDLQLAEAALAKSEQQLRLTLEFTYTGIWDWNIPTNEVICNRNYYHLLGLEPETTAATYEVWRDTIHPEDVARVEQAIFNALAEHINYEVEYRVIHPNGTIYWLSDRGRGIYNQAGDPIRMLGIIIDISDRKRAEQMLELQAVITRNMAEGICLIKAADGTIVYVNPKFEQMFGYESGELTGQHICIVNYEDDHTTSQEVYEEIVGNINRYSEFPYEIHNVKKDGTPFWCHGTASIFKHSEYGKVFVAVHQDITEQKQADEKIKVSLKEKEVLLKEIHHRVKNNLGIVSSLLQMQCRRTEDSQATTILKDSQNRIASIALVHEKLYGSEELGDIDFAQYIPDLITHLFDSYNVSSNRIKLNIQVDHASLDIETAIPCGLIINELVSNALKYAFADHRPGEILIKFYQEPGQNLTLILRDNGVGLPPDFHSKKSKTLGLTLVQGLVKQIGGTLDINSQQGTEFKISFTNKRI; translated from the coding sequence ATGCCTTCGGCGAGCGCAGCTATCGCACCAACCTCACAAAATCGCGTTGCTCCCGGAAATATTTACACTCTGGTTCAGTCTCCAGATGGGAGTGTTCACTTTGAGTATATAAGTTCTGGCATTGAAAAAATTCTGGAAGTCACGGCTGAGGAAGTTTTAGACAATGCCATGCTTTGTATAGAACCAATATATGCCGATGATGTTCAAGGCTATAACGACGCAGTTAGCCAAAGTTACCAGAATTTAGAACCGTTTACCCATGAATGGCGAATTATCACTTCTTCGGGAAAACTCAAATGGTTGCAAGGTAATTCAATGCCAGAACTTCGGGATAATGGAGATGTAGCTTGGCATGGTTTAGTACAGGATGTGAGTGAACGCAAACGTACTGAAGCCGCATTACGACAAAGTGAAGAACGCTATCGTGCCATTTTTGATCTCACCTTTCAATTTGTTGGATTACTGACACCTGATGGTACAATTTTGGAAGCCAATCAGACAGCGCTGAGTTTTGCGGGATTGGAACATTCGGATGTGGTGAATCGACCATTTTGGCAAGCCCGATGGTGGACAATTTCTTTAGCAACTCAGGAACAGTTAAAAGCAGCGATCGCTCAAGCTAAGGCTGGTGAATTCGTCCGTTATCAGGTCGATGTCTTGGGGGTGGGAGACAACATCGCCACCATTGACTTTTCCCTCAAACCCATCAAAGATGACACAGATACAGTTGTGCTGTTGATTGCGGAAGGACGGGATATTACCGAACAGCAAGCCGCACTGCGCGATCGCCAAAAAGCTGAAGACGCACTCCGCTACAGTGAAGAACTTTGGCAATTAGCGATCGCCGGAATGAATGAGGCTGTATTGGATTGGGATATACTAACAAACCGCACCTTCCGTTCTGATCGTTGGTATGAAATGTTGGGATATCAACGTCATGAAATGAGAAATAGCTGTGATGAATGGAACCTTCGCATTCATCCTGATGACTATGAACAAGTCATGGCGACTCAAAAGGCTTATTTATTACAGCAAGTCCCAGATTATCAAGTTGAGTATCGTCTCCGGTGTCAAGATGGCAGCTATCGGTGGTTTCGCGGTAGAGCTAAAGCTGTGTGGAATCAGCAAGGAAATCCAGTCCGATTAGTGGGTTCACTCGGAGACATTACTCAGAGCAAAAGTGCTGAATTAGAACTCATACACAGCCGTGACCTCAGAGAAGCAATCTTCAATAAATCTACTGATGCTTTGTTTCTCGTAGATGCAGAAACATTTTTAATTACTGACTGTAATGAGCGAGCCGTAGAACTATTTGAAGCCACAAGCAAAGATGAACTGATTGGGATTCAGGGACAAAACCTGCAAAAAGAACCATTCACCCCTGAAGTTGTCGCATTCATAGTTGAAGAAATTGTCAGCAAAGGATTTTGGAGTCAAGAAATTGAATACTTCACCAAGCAAGGTAATTTATTTTGGGGAAACTTAGCAGTTAAAGAAATTAAAGTTGTTGGTCAAATCATACATTTAGTTAGAGTTACAGATATCAGTGAACGCAAACAAGCAGAACTAGCATTACAAGAGCGGGAAGCAATGTTGCGGGGAATTGGAGATCACCTGCACAATGGCGTGATGTATCAAATGATTCGCGAATTAGATGGTAGCGATCGCTTCTCTTATCTGAGTGCTGGGGTGGAAAAACTCATGGAAATCACCGCCAAAGATGCACTCCAAGATCCAACTTTGCTATATTGCCAGTTTGTTGAACAGGACTTCGAGCATCTACAGGTAGCCATTAATCAGTCTTGTGATCATTTTTCTGCATTTGATATCCAACTGCGAATTCACACGCCCAGTGGTAAGTCAAAATGGTTACATTTTCGTTCCAGTCCACGTCGGTTGCATGATGGTAGGATGGCTTGGGATGGATTAGTCATTGATGTCACAGACCTGAAAAATCATCAAGCTCGGTTGGAAGAATCACAGCAAGTCGCCTGTCTTGGTAACTGGGATTTTGACGTAGCTACAGGCAATATTAGCTGGTCAAAGCAGCTTTTTCGCCTTTTCCACAGAAATCCAGCCCAAGTGGAACCAACTTATGCAGAACACTTACAATTTTACCACCCCGAAGATGCCGCAAAACTCCAAGAAGCTGTAAAACAAGCGATCGCCACTGGCCAGTCCTACAAATTAATTCTGCGTGTGCTTCAACAGGATGGTTCATATCGGTATTGTGAAGCCATTGGAAAAGCCGGATTTAATGCAAAAGGGCAGCTAATTCGTATTTATGGCACCCTTCAAGACATCACCGAACAGCACATTGCACTCCGCGATCTCCAACTAGCAGAAGCCGCCTTGGCTAAAAGTGAACAACAACTGAGGCTAACTTTGGAATTTACCTATACTGGTATCTGGGATTGGAATATTCCCACTAATGAAGTTATTTGTAACAGAAACTACTATCACTTATTAGGGTTAGAACCAGAAACAACAGCAGCAACATATGAGGTATGGCGAGATACTATTCATCCAGAGGATGTTGCAAGAGTTGAACAGGCGATATTCAATGCACTGGCAGAACATATTAACTATGAAGTTGAATATCGAGTCATTCATCCCAACGGTACTATTTATTGGTTGAGTGATAGAGGGCGGGGAATTTATAACCAAGCAGGTGATCCCATCCGAATGCTAGGTATCATCATAGATATCAGCGATCGCAAACGTGCTGAACAGATGTTAGAACTGCAAGCCGTGATTACTCGGAACATGGCAGAAGGCATTTGTTTAATTAAAGCTGCCGATGGAACTATTGTCTATGTCAACCCTAAATTCGAGCAGATGTTTGGTTATGAGTCTGGTGAATTAACAGGACAGCATATTTGCATTGTTAATTATGAAGATGACCACACTACATCTCAAGAAGTTTATGAGGAGATTGTCGGAAATATTAACAGATATAGTGAATTCCCTTATGAAATTCACAATGTCAAAAAAGATGGGACTCCTTTCTGGTGTCATGGAACCGCGTCAATTTTTAAGCATTCTGAATATGGTAAAGTTTTTGTTGCTGTTCACCAAGACATCACCGAACAAAAGCAAGCTGATGAAAAAATAAAAGTATCTTTGAAAGAAAAGGAGGTATTACTTAAAGAAATTCACCATCGTGTCAAGAATAATTTAGGAATTGTCAGCAGTTTGTTGCAAATGCAGTGCAGACGTACCGAAGATTCTCAAGCAACAACCATCTTAAAAGATAGCCAAAACCGTATTGCTTCCATTGCCTTGGTGCATGAAAAACTGTACGGTTCTGAAGAACTTGGTGATATTGATTTTGCTCAATATATTCCTGATTTAATTACTCATTTATTTGATTCTTATAATGTCAGTTCCAATCGAATTAAGCTGAATATTCAAGTGGATCATGCTAGTTTGGATATCGAAACAGCAATTCCTTGTGGATTAATCATTAACGAATTAGTTTCTAATGCTTTGAAATATGCTTTTGCTGACCATCGCCCAGGAGAAATTCTCATCAAGTTTTATCAAGAACCTGGGCAGAATTTAACACTCATTTTGCGAGATAATGGTGTGGGATTACCCCCAGACTTCCATAGCAAAAAGTCGAAAACATTAGGACTGACTCTAGTTCAGGGGTTAGTTAAACAAATCGGTGGGACTCTCGATATTAATTCTCAGCAGGGAACTGAATTCAAAATCTCTTTTACAAACAAAAGAATATGA
- a CDS encoding ATP-binding protein, translating to MNMIRIPSHTQIIKTVKILVVEDEYILAINLQETLESLGYKVVDIIDSAAAAITKANELRPNLILMDIRLRGEMDGIQAAEQIWHTLQIPVIYVTGHSDRSTVERATLTLPFGYILKPIKEQELYVAIQTALNRYEREQFLSSVLRGMGDGVIVVDPELHITYINQVAEALTGWRWHQAKGQLLTEIVKLIDEQTQLPVANPIISALAKGTTIYLKSNVLLITKDGTSIPVADSAAPLRDNNGLITGAVLVFRDDTQRRLTEERNFADERARQIEIQLVELQRLNQLKEDFLATTSHEMRTPLSNIKMAICMLEHILDKQGILQLAPPAASWSVNRYLNILREQCEQELDFVDDLLYMQIIDADFHSLELTSIHIQDWLLHVSEAFEQGFEKSQQILQVTVAPDLPPVLSDLSLLNKIVSELFNNAGKYTPVQGKITVNAQLVTNTEAEIPLFEITVSNSGVTIPLEEQSRIFEAFYRIPQSDRWQHGGTGLGLALVKKLVQYLQGTIRVTSTQGWTSFIVQLPLTFSQ from the coding sequence ATGAATATGATCCGCATCCCATCTCATACCCAGATTATAAAAACGGTTAAAATTCTTGTAGTTGAAGATGAATATATTCTGGCCATCAACTTACAAGAAACTTTAGAGTCCCTGGGATATAAGGTTGTAGACATTATAGATTCCGCAGCCGCCGCAATTACCAAAGCCAATGAACTTCGCCCAAACTTGATACTAATGGATATCCGCTTGCGGGGAGAAATGGATGGCATCCAGGCAGCAGAGCAAATCTGGCACACTCTGCAAATTCCTGTGATTTACGTGACTGGACATTCTGATAGAAGCACCGTAGAACGGGCAACGTTGACGTTGCCCTTTGGATATATTCTCAAACCCATTAAAGAGCAAGAACTTTATGTAGCGATTCAAACAGCACTTAACCGCTATGAACGGGAGCAGTTTTTGAGTTCTGTGTTGCGAGGTATGGGGGATGGGGTAATTGTGGTTGATCCTGAACTGCACATCACATATATTAATCAAGTTGCTGAAGCCCTAACAGGATGGCGTTGGCATCAAGCCAAAGGACAATTATTAACCGAAATTGTCAAACTCATTGATGAACAAACTCAACTTCCCGTAGCAAATCCGATCATTTCCGCCCTTGCAAAAGGAACCACTATCTATCTCAAGAGTAATGTTCTCTTAATTACTAAAGATGGTACATCTATTCCTGTAGCTGATAGTGCCGCACCGTTGAGAGACAATAACGGTTTAATAACAGGCGCTGTTTTAGTCTTTCGGGATGACACCCAACGTCGGCTGACTGAAGAGCGCAATTTTGCCGATGAACGTGCCAGACAAATAGAAATTCAATTGGTAGAATTGCAAAGATTAAACCAGTTGAAAGAGGATTTTCTCGCAACTACATCTCATGAAATGCGAACGCCATTGTCAAATATTAAAATGGCTATCTGTATGTTAGAACATATTTTAGATAAACAAGGAATTTTGCAGTTAGCACCACCTGCTGCATCTTGGTCGGTAAATCGTTATTTAAATATTCTCCGTGAGCAGTGTGAACAAGAGCTAGACTTTGTTGACGATTTGCTCTATATGCAGATAATTGATGCAGATTTTCATTCCTTGGAATTAACTTCTATTCATATCCAAGATTGGTTGCTTCACGTTAGTGAAGCTTTTGAACAAGGTTTTGAAAAGAGCCAACAAATTCTACAGGTAACTGTTGCCCCAGATTTACCACCTGTACTGTCAGATTTATCTCTGCTGAACAAGATTGTATCAGAGTTATTCAACAATGCGGGCAAATATACCCCTGTTCAGGGCAAGATTACAGTCAATGCCCAACTTGTGACGAACACAGAGGCTGAAATTCCTTTATTTGAAATTACAGTCAGCAATTCTGGGGTAACAATCCCCTTGGAAGAACAATCTCGGATTTTTGAAGCCTTTTACCGCATTCCTCAAAGCGATCGCTGGCAACATGGCGGTACAGGATTGGGTTTAGCATTGGTGAAAAAATTAGTGCAGTATCTCCAAGGCACAATTAGAGTTACCAGCACTCAGGGATGGACAAGTTTTATCGTTCAATTACCGTTAACTTTTTCCCAGTAA